The following are from one region of the Papaver somniferum cultivar HN1 unplaced genomic scaffold, ASM357369v1 unplaced-scaffold_132, whole genome shotgun sequence genome:
- the LOC113333134 gene encoding DUF21 domain-containing protein At4g14240-like isoform X3 has product MMMINALEIARGITREFGLRGNEVEIGSSWWFIYLGISCFLVLFAGIMSGLTLGLMSLGLVELEILHRSGTPTEKQQAAAILPIVQNQHRLLVTLLLCNACAMEALPIFLDKMFNPIIAIVLSVTFVLFFGEVIPQAICTRYGLAVGANLVWLVRILMIICTPIAYPIAKVLDCVLGHNDALFPRAQLKALVSMHGQEAGKGGELTHDETTIIAGALDLTEKTAEEAMTPIDSTFSLDLDSNLDWETIAKILARGHSRVPVYSGNPRNIIGLLLVKSLLTVRAETELPVSAIAIRRIPRREAVIWQL; this is encoded by the exons atgatgatgattaatGCATTGGAAATAGCTAGGGGGATAACGAGAGAATTTGGTTTAAGAGGAAATGAGGTTGAAATTGGAAGTTCTTGGTGGTTTATCTATCTTGGGATCTCatgttttcttgttctttttgctGGAATTATGTCTGGTTTAACTTTGGGGTTGATGTCTCTTGGACTTGTTGAGCTTGAAATTCTGCACAGAAGTGGTACTCCTACTGAGAAGCAACAAGCAG CTGCTATTTTACCCATCGTTCAAAACCAACACCGGCTTCTTGTGACTTTGCTCTTATGTAATGCTTGTGCAATGGAA GCTCTTCCTATATTTCTAGATAAGATGTTCAATCCAATTATTGCGATTGTGCTGTCTGTtacttttgttttattttttggagAG GTCATTCCACAAGCAATATGCACAAGATATGGACTAGCCGTGGGGGCAAATCTTGTGTGGCTTGTACGTATTCTTATGATAATTTGCACTCCAATAGCTTACCCGATTGCAAAG GTTTTAGATTGTGTACTTGGACATAATGATGCATTATTTCCGCGAGCACAGTTAAAAGCTCTTGTCTCTATGCACGGCCAAGAG gCAGGTAAAGGGGGTGAGCTAACCCACGACGAGACAACAATTATTGCTGGGGCATTGGATTTAACTGAAAAG ACTGCGGAGGAGGCTATGACACCTATCGACTCAACATTTTCATTGGATTTGGATTCGAACCTGGATTG GGAAACAATTGCGAAAATTCTTGCTCGGGGGCATAGTCGGGTTCCCGTGTATTCTGGAAATCCACGAAACATTATTGGACTTCTACTG GTTAAAAGTCTTCTCACAGTACGAGCTGAAACAGAGCTCCCAGTTAGTGCCATTGCTATTAGGAGAATTCCTAG AAGGGAAGCAGTCATATGGCAGCTGTAG
- the LOC113333134 gene encoding DUF21 domain-containing protein At4g14240-like isoform X2: MMMINALEIARGITREFGLRGNEVEIGSSWWFIYLGISCFLVLFAGIMSGLTLGLMSLGLVELEILHRSGTPTEKQQAAAILPIVQNQHRLLVTLLLCNACAMEALPIFLDKMFNPIIAIVLSVTFVLFFGEVIPQAICTRYGLAVGANLVWLVRILMIICTPIAYPIAKVLDCVLGHNDALFPRAQLKALVSMHGQEAGKGGELTHDETTIIAGALDLTEKTAEEAMTPIDSTFSLDLDSNLDWETIAKILARGHSRVPVYSGNPRNIIGLLLKGSSHMAAVVKKSKGTTKKSVAALKLTTPPLPRQDEESEETAIDIEKISSSSSTQSHVSFQQNDVTTYRQPNSSEDTEDMDVIGIITLEDIFEELLQEEIVDETDEYIDVHKRIRVAAVVAAATSVARIPSIRRMIASKGAAGGGESKPGQSPKKSGEDDSTSAKQGSISEPLLAKKKQERQ; this comes from the exons atgatgatgattaatGCATTGGAAATAGCTAGGGGGATAACGAGAGAATTTGGTTTAAGAGGAAATGAGGTTGAAATTGGAAGTTCTTGGTGGTTTATCTATCTTGGGATCTCatgttttcttgttctttttgctGGAATTATGTCTGGTTTAACTTTGGGGTTGATGTCTCTTGGACTTGTTGAGCTTGAAATTCTGCACAGAAGTGGTACTCCTACTGAGAAGCAACAAGCAG CTGCTATTTTACCCATCGTTCAAAACCAACACCGGCTTCTTGTGACTTTGCTCTTATGTAATGCTTGTGCAATGGAA GCTCTTCCTATATTTCTAGATAAGATGTTCAATCCAATTATTGCGATTGTGCTGTCTGTtacttttgttttattttttggagAG GTCATTCCACAAGCAATATGCACAAGATATGGACTAGCCGTGGGGGCAAATCTTGTGTGGCTTGTACGTATTCTTATGATAATTTGCACTCCAATAGCTTACCCGATTGCAAAG GTTTTAGATTGTGTACTTGGACATAATGATGCATTATTTCCGCGAGCACAGTTAAAAGCTCTTGTCTCTATGCACGGCCAAGAG gCAGGTAAAGGGGGTGAGCTAACCCACGACGAGACAACAATTATTGCTGGGGCATTGGATTTAACTGAAAAG ACTGCGGAGGAGGCTATGACACCTATCGACTCAACATTTTCATTGGATTTGGATTCGAACCTGGATTG GGAAACAATTGCGAAAATTCTTGCTCGGGGGCATAGTCGGGTTCCCGTGTATTCTGGAAATCCACGAAACATTATTGGACTTCTACTG AAGGGAAGCAGTCATATGGCAGCTGTAGTGAAGAAGTCTAAAGGAACAACCAAGAAATCAGTTGCAGCATTAAAGTTAACAACTCCTCCACTCCCCAGACAGGATGAAGAATCAGAAGAGACTGCTATTGACATTGAGAAGATTTCAAGCTCGAGCAGCACTCAGTCACATGTCTCTTTTCAACAAAATGATGTCACAACCTATAGACAGCCTAATTCATCTGAGGATACTGAAGATATGGACGTCATTGGTATCATTACTTTGGAGGATATATTTGAAGAACTTCTTCAG GAGGAGATAGTAGATGAGACAGACGAATATATTGATGTGCACAAAAG AATACGAGTCGCTGCAGTAGTTGCTGCTGCTACATCAGTTGCACGAATTCCATCCATCCGGCGGATGATCGCTAGCAAAGGAGCAGCA GGTGGTGGTGAAAGCAAGCCAGGGCAAAGTCCAAAGAAATCTGGCGAGGATGATTCAACTTCTGCAAAGCAAGGAAGCATTTCGGAACCTCTCCTTGCTAAGAAAAAACAAGAACGTCAATAG
- the LOC113333134 gene encoding DUF21 domain-containing protein At4g14240-like isoform X4, protein MMMINALEIARGITREFGLRGNEVEIGSSWWFIYLGISCFLVLFAGIMSGLTLGLMSLGLVELEILHRSGTPTEKQQAAAILPIVQNQHRLLVTLLLCNACAMEALPIFLDKMFNPIIAIVLSVTFVLFFGEVIPQAICTRYGLAVGANLVWLVRILMIICTPIAYPIAKVLDCVLGHNDALFPRAQLKALVSMHGQEAGKGGELTHDETTIIAGALDLTEKTAEEAMTPIDSTFSLDLDSNLDWETIAKILARGHSRVPVYSGNPRNIIGLLLVKSLLTVRAETELPVSAIAIRRIPRFV, encoded by the exons atgatgatgattaatGCATTGGAAATAGCTAGGGGGATAACGAGAGAATTTGGTTTAAGAGGAAATGAGGTTGAAATTGGAAGTTCTTGGTGGTTTATCTATCTTGGGATCTCatgttttcttgttctttttgctGGAATTATGTCTGGTTTAACTTTGGGGTTGATGTCTCTTGGACTTGTTGAGCTTGAAATTCTGCACAGAAGTGGTACTCCTACTGAGAAGCAACAAGCAG CTGCTATTTTACCCATCGTTCAAAACCAACACCGGCTTCTTGTGACTTTGCTCTTATGTAATGCTTGTGCAATGGAA GCTCTTCCTATATTTCTAGATAAGATGTTCAATCCAATTATTGCGATTGTGCTGTCTGTtacttttgttttattttttggagAG GTCATTCCACAAGCAATATGCACAAGATATGGACTAGCCGTGGGGGCAAATCTTGTGTGGCTTGTACGTATTCTTATGATAATTTGCACTCCAATAGCTTACCCGATTGCAAAG GTTTTAGATTGTGTACTTGGACATAATGATGCATTATTTCCGCGAGCACAGTTAAAAGCTCTTGTCTCTATGCACGGCCAAGAG gCAGGTAAAGGGGGTGAGCTAACCCACGACGAGACAACAATTATTGCTGGGGCATTGGATTTAACTGAAAAG ACTGCGGAGGAGGCTATGACACCTATCGACTCAACATTTTCATTGGATTTGGATTCGAACCTGGATTG GGAAACAATTGCGAAAATTCTTGCTCGGGGGCATAGTCGGGTTCCCGTGTATTCTGGAAATCCACGAAACATTATTGGACTTCTACTG GTTAAAAGTCTTCTCACAGTACGAGCTGAAACAGAGCTCCCAGTTAGTGCCATTGCTATTAGGAGAATTCCTAGGTTCGTTTAA
- the LOC113333134 gene encoding DUF21 domain-containing protein At4g14240-like isoform X1, whose translation MMMINALEIARGITREFGLRGNEVEIGSSWWFIYLGISCFLVLFAGIMSGLTLGLMSLGLVELEILHRSGTPTEKQQAAAILPIVQNQHRLLVTLLLCNACAMEALPIFLDKMFNPIIAIVLSVTFVLFFGEVIPQAICTRYGLAVGANLVWLVRILMIICTPIAYPIAKVLDCVLGHNDALFPRAQLKALVSMHGQEAGKGGELTHDETTIIAGALDLTEKTAEEAMTPIDSTFSLDLDSNLDWETIAKILARGHSRVPVYSGNPRNIIGLLLVKSLLTVRAETELPVSAIAIRRIPRVPSDMPLYDTLNEFQKGSSHMAAVVKKSKGTTKKSVAALKLTTPPLPRQDEESEETAIDIEKISSSSSTQSHVSFQQNDVTTYRQPNSSEDTEDMDVIGIITLEDIFEELLQEEIVDETDEYIDVHKRIRVAAVVAAATSVARIPSIRRMIASKGAAGGGESKPGQSPKKSGEDDSTSAKQGSISEPLLAKKKQERQ comes from the exons atgatgatgattaatGCATTGGAAATAGCTAGGGGGATAACGAGAGAATTTGGTTTAAGAGGAAATGAGGTTGAAATTGGAAGTTCTTGGTGGTTTATCTATCTTGGGATCTCatgttttcttgttctttttgctGGAATTATGTCTGGTTTAACTTTGGGGTTGATGTCTCTTGGACTTGTTGAGCTTGAAATTCTGCACAGAAGTGGTACTCCTACTGAGAAGCAACAAGCAG CTGCTATTTTACCCATCGTTCAAAACCAACACCGGCTTCTTGTGACTTTGCTCTTATGTAATGCTTGTGCAATGGAA GCTCTTCCTATATTTCTAGATAAGATGTTCAATCCAATTATTGCGATTGTGCTGTCTGTtacttttgttttattttttggagAG GTCATTCCACAAGCAATATGCACAAGATATGGACTAGCCGTGGGGGCAAATCTTGTGTGGCTTGTACGTATTCTTATGATAATTTGCACTCCAATAGCTTACCCGATTGCAAAG GTTTTAGATTGTGTACTTGGACATAATGATGCATTATTTCCGCGAGCACAGTTAAAAGCTCTTGTCTCTATGCACGGCCAAGAG gCAGGTAAAGGGGGTGAGCTAACCCACGACGAGACAACAATTATTGCTGGGGCATTGGATTTAACTGAAAAG ACTGCGGAGGAGGCTATGACACCTATCGACTCAACATTTTCATTGGATTTGGATTCGAACCTGGATTG GGAAACAATTGCGAAAATTCTTGCTCGGGGGCATAGTCGGGTTCCCGTGTATTCTGGAAATCCACGAAACATTATTGGACTTCTACTG GTTAAAAGTCTTCTCACAGTACGAGCTGAAACAGAGCTCCCAGTTAGTGCCATTGCTATTAGGAGAATTCCTAG GGTTCCTTCAGACATGCCTCTCTATGATACACTTAATGAATTTCAGAAGGGAAGCAGTCATATGGCAGCTGTAGTGAAGAAGTCTAAAGGAACAACCAAGAAATCAGTTGCAGCATTAAAGTTAACAACTCCTCCACTCCCCAGACAGGATGAAGAATCAGAAGAGACTGCTATTGACATTGAGAAGATTTCAAGCTCGAGCAGCACTCAGTCACATGTCTCTTTTCAACAAAATGATGTCACAACCTATAGACAGCCTAATTCATCTGAGGATACTGAAGATATGGACGTCATTGGTATCATTACTTTGGAGGATATATTTGAAGAACTTCTTCAG GAGGAGATAGTAGATGAGACAGACGAATATATTGATGTGCACAAAAG AATACGAGTCGCTGCAGTAGTTGCTGCTGCTACATCAGTTGCACGAATTCCATCCATCCGGCGGATGATCGCTAGCAAAGGAGCAGCA GGTGGTGGTGAAAGCAAGCCAGGGCAAAGTCCAAAGAAATCTGGCGAGGATGATTCAACTTCTGCAAAGCAAGGAAGCATTTCGGAACCTCTCCTTGCTAAGAAAAAACAAGAACGTCAATAG